Genomic DNA from Hyperolius riggenbachi isolate aHypRig1 chromosome 10, aHypRig1.pri, whole genome shotgun sequence:
GGAAGGCTCCAAGAGatgcagagaggaacagagagcCTCTAAGAGAtgcagagaggaacaggaaggctctaaaaGATGCAGAGAGGAACTGGAAGGCTCTAAGAGatgcagagaggaacagagaggttCTAGGAGAtgcagagaggaacaggaaggctctaagagatgcagagaggaacaggaagactctaagagatgcagagaggaacaggaaggctctaagaGATGCAGAGAGGGACAGGAAGGCTCTGAGAGATGCAGAGAGGGACAGGAAGGGTATAAGAGAtgcagagaggaacaggaaggctctaagaGATGCAGAGAGGGACAGAAAGGGTATAAGAGAtgcagagaggaacaggaaggctctaagaGATGCAAAGAGGGACATGAAGGCTCTAAGAGAtgcagagaggaacaggaaggctctaagagatgcagagaggaacaggaagggtaTAAGAGATGCAGAGAGGGACAGGAAGGCTCTAGGAGAtgcagagaggaacaggaagggtaTAAGAGAtgcagagaggaacaggaagggtaTAAGAGAtgcagagaggaacaggaagggtaTAAGAGATGCAGAGAGGGACAGGAAGGCTCTAAGAGATGCAGAGAGGGACAGGAGGGCACTAAGAGAtgcagagaggaacaggaaggtgcTGAGAGAtgcagagaggaacaggaaggctctaagagatgcagagaggaacaggaaggctctaagagatgcagagaggaacaggagggcTCTAAGAGAtgcagagaggaacaggaaggcgctgagagatgcagagaggaacaggaaggcgctgagagatgcagagaggaacaggaagggtaTAAGAGAtgcagagaggaacaggaaggctataagagatgcagagaggaacaggaaggctattagagatgcagagaggaacaggaaggctctaagaGATGCAGAGAGGGACAGGAGGGCTCTAAGAGAtgcagagaggaacaggaagggtaTAAGAGAtgca
This window encodes:
- the LOC137536638 gene encoding zinc finger CCCH domain-containing protein 13-like, with translation MERGDAERNRKALRDAERNRKALRDAERNRKALRDAERNRKALRDAERNRKALRNAERNRKAPRDAERNREPLRDAERNRKALKDAERNWKALRDAERNREVLGDAERNRKALRDAERNRKTLRDAERNRKALRDAERDRKALRDAERDRKGIRDAERNRKALRDAERDRKGIRDAERNRKALRDAKRDMKALRDAERNRKALRDAERNRKGIRDAERDRKALGDAERNRKGIRDAERNRKGIRDAERNRKGIRDAERDRKALRDAERDRRALRDAERNRKVLRDAERNRKALRDAERNRKALRDAERNRRALRDAERNRKALRDAERNRKALRDAERNRKGIRDAERNRKAIRDAERNRKAIRDAERNRKALRDAERDRRALRDAERNRKGIRDAERNRKAPRDAERDRKAIEKQRGTGRL